The DNA window ATTCCGAAGGAATTCATCCCGTCGATCGAAAAGGGCCTGCGCGAAACCATCACCAGCGGTCCGCTGGCTGGCTTCCCGGTCGTGGACGTCAAGGTGAAGCTGGTGTTCGGCTCGTACCACGACGTCGACTCCTCGGAAATGGCGTTCAAGCTCGCTTCCTCGATGGCCTTCAAGGAAGGCTTCCGCAAGGCCAAGCCGGTCCTGCTGGAGCCGATCATGAAGGTCGAGATCGTGACCCCGGAGGATTACCAGGGTGACGTGATGGGCGACGTCAGCCGTCGTCGCGGCGTTCTGCAGGGTTCTGATACCACCGGTGACGGTTCGGCCAGCATCATCAACGCGATGATCCCGCTGGGCGAAATGTTTGGCTACGCGACCTCGCTGCGTTCGCAGACCCAGGGCCGCGCCACCTTCACGATGGAATTTGACCACTACGAGCCGGCGCCGAACAACATCGCCGACGAAGTCATGAAGAAGGCCTGAGCGTAACGCTCAGGTCCTCCAAACCACTTACGAACTAAAAGGTAGAAAGAAATGGCAAAGGGTAAGTTCGAGCGCACCAAGCCGCACGTCAACGTCGGCACCATCGGTCACGTCGATCACGGCAAGACCACGCTGACCGCCGCACTGACCAAGATCGGTGCCGAGCGCTTCGGTGGCGAGTTCAAGGATTACTCCGCGATCGACGCCGCGCCGGAAGAAAAGGCACGTGGCATCACGATCTCGACCGCGCACGTCGAATACGAATCCACCGTTCGTCACTACGCCCACGTCGATTGCCCGGGCCATGCTGACTACGTCAAGAACATGATCACCGGTGCTGCCCAGATGGACGGCGCGATCCTGGTGTGCTCGGCCGCTGACGGCCCGATGCCGCAGACCCGCGAGCACATCCTGCTGTCGCGTCAGGTCGGCGTGCCGTACATCGTCGTGTTCCTGAACAAGGCCGACATGGTTGACGATGCCGAGCTGCTGGAACTGGTTGAAATGGAAGTCCGCGAGCTGCTGAGCAAGTACGACTTCCCGGGCGACGACACCCCGATCATCTCGGGTTCGGCCCGCCTGGCGCTGGAAGGCGACCAGAGCGACATCGGCGTGCCGGCCGTCATCAAGCTGGTCGAGGCGCTGGACACCTGGATCCCGACCCCGGAGCGTGACGTCGACAAGGCATTCCTGATGCCGGTCGAAGACGTGTTCTCGATCTCGGGCCGTGGCACCGTGGTCACCGGTCGTATCGAGCGCGGCGTGATCAAGGTCGGCGAAGAAATCGAAATCGTCGGCATCCGTCCGGTGCAGAAGACCACCGTGACCGGCGTGGAAATGTTCCGCAAGCTGCTGGACCAGGGTCAGGCAGGCGACAACGCCGGTCTGCTGCTGCGCGGCACCAAGCGTGACGACGTCGAGCGTGGCCAGGTTCTGGCCAAGCCGGGTTCGATCAAGCCGCACACCAAGTTCGACGCCGAAGTCTACGTGCTGTCGAAGGACGAAGGCGGCCGTCACACCCCGTTCTTCAAGGGCTACCGTCCGCAGTTCTACTTCCGTACCACCGACATCACCGGTGCGGTCGAGCTGCCGGAAGGCGTCGAGATGGTGATGCCGGGCGACAACATCAAGATGGTTGTCACCCTGATCAACCCGGTCGCCATGGACGCCGGCCTGCGCTTCGCGATCCGCGAAGGTGGCCGTACCGTCGGTGCTGGCGTGGTTGCCACCATCCTCGAGTAATCTGTTAGACTCTGCGCCCCGATGTTGCCTGGGTAGGGCATCGGGGCGTATCAAACGGGAAAGTAGGCACAGGATGTGCCTTGTGTTCCCCGGACCAGGAAGGGTCAATGCCATTCAGGCGGCGTCAACAGGAGACTGTTGACAGCTGCCTTGCGTGCCATTATGCTTCTCCGTCTGGGCAGGCCGGTTTCACGGGTCTGCCTATGCTTTTGGGGTCTACGGATTGACCTTGTCGGCCTGCGGGAATGCGGGCCGTCTGTATTCAGGGATTTCATGGGGCAAAGCAACCCAGAGGCTTTGTCTGTCGCTCTTTTATCGAAGGAACCTACCGCCATGGCGGACCAAAAGATCCGGATCCGGCTGAAAGCGTTCGATCATCGTCTGATCGACCGTTCGGCCAGCGAGATCGTTGAGACGGCGAAGCGGACCGGCGCGCAAGTGCGTGGCCCGATCCCGCTGCCGACCAAGATCGAGCGTTACACCATCCTCGTCTCCCCGCACGTCGACAAGGACGCGCGTGACCAGTACGAGACCCGCACGCACAAGCGCGTGCTCGATATCGTTGACCCGAATGACAAGACCGTGGACGCGCTGATGAAGCTCGAACTGGCTGCCGGCGTCGACGTTCAGATCAAGCTGACCTGAGGACTACGACCATGACGAAGAAATATTCGTTGGGCTTCGTGGGCCGCAAGGCTGGCATGAGCCGCGTGTTCACCGAAGATGGCCGTTCCATCCCGGTGACCCTGATCGAAGCAACCCCCAACCGCATCGCGCAGATCAAGACCGTCGAAGCTGACGGCTACAGCGCCGTGCAGGTGACCGTCGGCGCGCGTCGCGCTGCCCTGGTCAACAAGCCGGAAGCCGGCCACTTCGCCAAGGCGAAGGTGGAAGCGGGTCGTGGCCTGTGGGAATTCCGCGTTGAAGACGCCCAGCTCGGCGATTTCGCCGTTGGTGGCGAAGTCAAGGCGGACATCTTTGAAGTCGGCCAGATCGTCGACGTCCAGGGTGTCACCAAGGGTAAGGGCTTCCAGGGCACCATCAAGCGCTACAACTTCCGCATGGGTGACGCTACCCACGGCAACTCGCTGTCGCATCGCGCGCCGGGTTCGCTGGGTCAGCGCCAGACGCCCGGCCGCGTGTTCCCGGGCAAGAAGATGTCCGGTCACATGGGCTCGGTGCAGCAGAGCACCCAGAACCTGGAAGTTGTCAAGGTCGACGTCGAACGCGGTCTGATCGCGGTTCGCGGCGCCGTTCCGGGCGCGGCGGGTGGCGACGTGATCGTCCGTCCGGCGAGCAAGGCATAAGGAGAGATGACGATGGAACTCGTTATCACGGGTAGCAATAACAAGGTCTCGGTCTCCGACGCCGTGTTCGGTCGCGATTTCAGCGAAGATCTGGTTCACCAGGTTGTCGTTGCTTACCGCAACGCCGGTCGCGCCGGCACCAAGGCGCAGAAGACTCGCTCCGAAGTGGCAGGTACCACCAAGAAGTCGAAGAAGCAGAAGGGCGGCGGCGCGCGTCATGGCGCACTGACGGCTCCGATCTTCGTCGGCGGCGGTGTCACCTTCGCGGCAAAGCCGCGCAGCTTCGAGCAGAAGGTCAATCGTAAGCAGTACCGTGCCGCCATGTGCGCGATCCTGTCCGAGCTGAACCGTCAGGGCCGTCTGACCATCGTGGAGTCCTTCGATGTCGAAGCGACCAACACGAAGGCTCTGATCGCCAAGCTGGCCGGCCTGGAAGTGGGCAAGCGCCCGCTGATCGTCACTGAAGAAGCCTCCGAGCACCTGTACCTGTCGGCGCGCAACATTCCCTACGTGGAAGTGCGTGACGTCCAGGGCCTGGATCCGGTGTCGCTGGTCGGTGCCGACACGGTCGTCATCACCGCTGACGCGGTCAAGAAGGTCGAGGAGTGGCTGGCATGAACAGCAACGAAAAAATCTTCAGCGTGCTGCTCGCCCCGCGTGTCTCCGAAAAGACCGCGCGCCTGCAGGAACTCTCCAATCAGTACGTCTTCGAAATTTCGAACGAAGCCACCAAGGCCGATGTAAAGGCCGCGGTTGAGCAGCTGTTCGACGTCAAGGTCGAAGCAGTCAACGTGGTCAACGTCAAGGGCAAGAACAAGTCCTTCCGTAACCGTGCTGGCCGCCGCGGCGATTGGCGCAAGGCGTACGTTCGCCTGGCCGACGGCCAGTCGATCGATGTAACGGCCAAGGCCTGAGGTACATCCCATGCCATTGATGAAATTCAAGCCCACTTCTCCCGGCCGCCGTTCGGCCGTGCGCGTGGTTACTCCCGACCTGTACAAGGGCGCTCCGCATGCCCCGCTGGTCGAGTCGCAGAGCCGTTCGGGTGGTCGCAACCACCACGGCCGCATCACCGTGCGTCACGTCGGTGGTGGCCACAAGCAGCACTACCGCCTGATTGACTTCAAGCGCAACAAGCTGGGCATCCCGGCGCGCGTGGAACGCATCGAATACGATCCGAACCGCACCGCCCACATCGCTCTGCTGTGCTACGTCGACGGCGAGCGCCGCTACATCATCGCCCCGAAGGGTCTGAAGGCTGGTGATCAGGTGATCGCTGGTTCGGATGCTCCGATCAAGGCGGGCAACACCCTGCCGCTGCGCAACATCCCGGTCGGTACCACCATCCACTGCATCGAGCTGAAGCCGGGCAAGGGCGCTCAGATCGCCCGCGCTGCAGGTGCTGCCGTGCAGCTGGTTGCTCGTGAAGGCATCTACGCCACCCTGCGCCTGCGCTCGGGTGAAATGCGCAAGGTTCCGGTTGAGTGCTGCGCAACCATCGGCGAAGTCGGCAACGACGAGCACAGCCTGGAAAAGCTGGGCAAGGCCGGTGCCAAGCGCTGGCGCGGCGTCCGCCCGACCGTTCGTGGTGCTGCCATGAACCCGGTTGACCACCCGCACGGTGGTGGTGAGGCGAAGGCCGGCCAGGGTAACCCGCATCCGGTCACCCCGTGGGGTGTTCCGACCAAGGGTTACAAGACGCGCCATAACAAGCGCACTCAGCAGTTCATCGTCCGCGATCGTAGGGGCTAATCGACCATGGCACGTTCACTCAAGAAGGGCCCGTTTGTCGATCACCACCTGGTTGCTAAGGTGGCTGCCGCTGCGGGTAGCAAGCGTCCGATCAAGACCTGGTCGCGTCGTTCGATGATCCTGCCTGACATGGTAGGCGTCACCATTGCCGTGCATAACGGCAAGAACCACATCCCGGTTCTCGTCAACGAGAACATGGTCGGCCACAAGCTCGGCGAATTTGCCATCACCCGGACCTTCAAGGGTCACGGTGGTGACAAGAAGTCGGGCAAGTAAGGAGAGATGACAATGGAAGCGAAAGCCATCCTGCGCACCGCGCGCATCTCCCCGCAGAAGGCACGTCTGGTCGCTGACCAGGTGCGCGGTCTGCCGGCCGAGCGTGCCGTCAACCTGCTGAAGTTCTCGGACAAGAAGGCTGCCCACCTGATCAAGAAGGTGGTGGAGTCGGCTATTGCAAATGCCGAGAACAACCAGGGCGCCGACGTCGACGAGCTGAAGGTTCAGACCATCATGGTAGATGAAGGTCCGACCCTGAAGCGTTTCATGGCGCGGGCGAAAGGCCGCGGTACCCGCATCCTCAAGCGCACCAGCCACATCACTGTGGTTGTTGGCGCCGCCAAGTAAGCGGATAAGGAAAAGACCATGGGTCATAAAGTTCATCCGATTGGTATCCGCCTCGGCATTTCCAAGGACTGGAACTCCAAGTGGTACGCCAACAAGGCCGAGTTCGCTGGTTACCTGGCAGCCGACCTGAAAGTGCGCGAAATGCTGCGCAAGAAGCTGGCTCAGGCCGGCATCAGCAAGATCCTGATCGAGCGTCCGGCAAAGACCGCTCGCGTGACGATCCACACCGCCCGTCCGGGCGTGGTGATCGGCAAGCGCGGTGAGGACATCGAGAAGCTGCGCAAGGAAGTGAGCGAGATGATGGGCGTCCCGGCGCACATCAACGTCACCGAAGTGCGCAAGCCCGAGCTGGACGCACAGCTGGTTGCCGAATCGATCGCGCAGCAGCTGGAGCGTCGCATCATGTTCCGCCGTGCAATGAAGCGCTCGGTCGGCAACGCGATGCGCCTGGGTGCCCTGGGCATCAAGGTCAACGTCGGTGGCCGCCTCAACGGTGCAGAAATCGCCCGTTCGGAGTGGTACCGCGAAGGCCGCGTGCCGCTGCACACGCTGCGTGCCGACATCGACTATGGCTTCGCTGAAGCCAAGACGACCTACGGCATCATCGGCATCAAGGTCTGGATCTACAAGGGCGAGGTCTTCGATTTCTCCCAGGTTGGCCAGGAAAAGCAGGACGACACCCCGTCGCGCAACGATCGTCATGATCGCGGCGACCGCGGTGACCGTCAGCGCCCGGCTCGTGAAGCGAGGTAACGACAATGTTGCAACCCAAGCGAACCAAGTACCGCAAGGTGCACAAGGGCCGTAACGAAGGCCTCAGCTGGAGCGCAAACGCTGTCAGCTTTGGCGAGTACGGCCTGAAGGCAACCGCCCACGGTCAGCTGACCGCGCGTCAGATCGAAGCGGCTCGCCGCTCGATCAGCCGCTACGTGAAGCGCGGCGGCAAGATGTGGATCCGAGTGTTCCCCGACAAGCCCATCACCAAGAAGCCCATCGAAGTTCGAATGGGTTCGGGTAAGGGCAACGTGGAATACTGGGTGGCCCAGATCCAGCCCGGCCGCATGATCTATGAAATCGAGGGTGTTACCGAGGAAGTGGCACGCGAGGCGTTCCGCCTGGCCGCTGCCAAGCTCTCGGTCACCACCACTTTCGTGACCCGGACGGTGCGCTGATGGATATCAAAACTCTCCGTGAAAAGTCGGCTGACGACCTCAAGGCCCACCTGATCGACCTGCGTAAGGAACAGTTCTCTGTCCGTATGCAGCAGGTCACCGGCCAGCTGCCGAAGACACACGACATCCGCCGGGTG is part of the Stenotrophomonas lactitubi genome and encodes:
- the tuf gene encoding elongation factor Tu, with the protein product MAKGKFERTKPHVNVGTIGHVDHGKTTLTAALTKIGAERFGGEFKDYSAIDAAPEEKARGITISTAHVEYESTVRHYAHVDCPGHADYVKNMITGAAQMDGAILVCSAADGPMPQTREHILLSRQVGVPYIVVFLNKADMVDDAELLELVEMEVRELLSKYDFPGDDTPIISGSARLALEGDQSDIGVPAVIKLVEALDTWIPTPERDVDKAFLMPVEDVFSISGRGTVVTGRIERGVIKVGEEIEIVGIRPVQKTTVTGVEMFRKLLDQGQAGDNAGLLLRGTKRDDVERGQVLAKPGSIKPHTKFDAEVYVLSKDEGGRHTPFFKGYRPQFYFRTTDITGAVELPEGVEMVMPGDNIKMVVTLINPVAMDAGLRFAIREGGRTVGAGVVATILE
- the rpsJ gene encoding 30S ribosomal protein S10 — encoded protein: MADQKIRIRLKAFDHRLIDRSASEIVETAKRTGAQVRGPIPLPTKIERYTILVSPHVDKDARDQYETRTHKRVLDIVDPNDKTVDALMKLELAAGVDVQIKLT
- the rplC gene encoding 50S ribosomal protein L3, whose protein sequence is MTKKYSLGFVGRKAGMSRVFTEDGRSIPVTLIEATPNRIAQIKTVEADGYSAVQVTVGARRAALVNKPEAGHFAKAKVEAGRGLWEFRVEDAQLGDFAVGGEVKADIFEVGQIVDVQGVTKGKGFQGTIKRYNFRMGDATHGNSLSHRAPGSLGQRQTPGRVFPGKKMSGHMGSVQQSTQNLEVVKVDVERGLIAVRGAVPGAAGGDVIVRPASKA
- the rplD gene encoding 50S ribosomal protein L4, which produces MELVITGSNNKVSVSDAVFGRDFSEDLVHQVVVAYRNAGRAGTKAQKTRSEVAGTTKKSKKQKGGGARHGALTAPIFVGGGVTFAAKPRSFEQKVNRKQYRAAMCAILSELNRQGRLTIVESFDVEATNTKALIAKLAGLEVGKRPLIVTEEASEHLYLSARNIPYVEVRDVQGLDPVSLVGADTVVITADAVKKVEEWLA
- the rplW gene encoding 50S ribosomal protein L23, producing MNSNEKIFSVLLAPRVSEKTARLQELSNQYVFEISNEATKADVKAAVEQLFDVKVEAVNVVNVKGKNKSFRNRAGRRGDWRKAYVRLADGQSIDVTAKA
- the rplB gene encoding 50S ribosomal protein L2, with translation MPLMKFKPTSPGRRSAVRVVTPDLYKGAPHAPLVESQSRSGGRNHHGRITVRHVGGGHKQHYRLIDFKRNKLGIPARVERIEYDPNRTAHIALLCYVDGERRYIIAPKGLKAGDQVIAGSDAPIKAGNTLPLRNIPVGTTIHCIELKPGKGAQIARAAGAAVQLVAREGIYATLRLRSGEMRKVPVECCATIGEVGNDEHSLEKLGKAGAKRWRGVRPTVRGAAMNPVDHPHGGGEAKAGQGNPHPVTPWGVPTKGYKTRHNKRTQQFIVRDRRG
- the rpsS gene encoding 30S ribosomal protein S19, encoding MARSLKKGPFVDHHLVAKVAAAAGSKRPIKTWSRRSMILPDMVGVTIAVHNGKNHIPVLVNENMVGHKLGEFAITRTFKGHGGDKKSGK
- the rplV gene encoding 50S ribosomal protein L22 is translated as MEAKAILRTARISPQKARLVADQVRGLPAERAVNLLKFSDKKAAHLIKKVVESAIANAENNQGADVDELKVQTIMVDEGPTLKRFMARAKGRGTRILKRTSHITVVVGAAK
- the rpsC gene encoding 30S ribosomal protein S3, which encodes MGHKVHPIGIRLGISKDWNSKWYANKAEFAGYLAADLKVREMLRKKLAQAGISKILIERPAKTARVTIHTARPGVVIGKRGEDIEKLRKEVSEMMGVPAHINVTEVRKPELDAQLVAESIAQQLERRIMFRRAMKRSVGNAMRLGALGIKVNVGGRLNGAEIARSEWYREGRVPLHTLRADIDYGFAEAKTTYGIIGIKVWIYKGEVFDFSQVGQEKQDDTPSRNDRHDRGDRGDRQRPAREAR
- the rplP gene encoding 50S ribosomal protein L16; translation: MLQPKRTKYRKVHKGRNEGLSWSANAVSFGEYGLKATAHGQLTARQIEAARRSISRYVKRGGKMWIRVFPDKPITKKPIEVRMGSGKGNVEYWVAQIQPGRMIYEIEGVTEEVAREAFRLAAAKLSVTTTFVTRTVR
- the rpmC gene encoding 50S ribosomal protein L29, whose amino-acid sequence is MDIKTLREKSADDLKAHLIDLRKEQFSVRMQQVTGQLPKTHDIRRVRREIARVKTLLGSTK